A single Cucumis melo cultivar AY chromosome 4, USDA_Cmelo_AY_1.0, whole genome shotgun sequence DNA region contains:
- the LOC103504523 gene encoding sm-like protein LSM7 isoform X1, with protein MSGRKETVLDLAKFVDKGVQVKLTGGRQVTGTLKGYDQLLNLVLDEAIEFLRDPDDPLKTTDQTRPLGLIVCRGTAVMLVSPVDGTDEIANPFIQPDGA; from the exons ATG TCTGGAAGAAAAGAAACTGTTCTGGATTTGGCTAAGTTTGTAGACAAAGGCGTCCAAGTGAAGCTTACTGGCGGTAGACAAG TTACTGGAACGCTCAAAGGATATGATCAATTGCTAAACCTTGTGCTGGATGAAGCTATAGAGTTTTTAAGAG ATCCTGATGATCCATTGAAGACAACAGATCAAACCAGGCCTCTTGGCCTAATT GTGTGCAGGGGAACTGCTGTGATGCTGGTGTCTCCAGTTGATGGAACAGACGAGATTGCTAACCCCTTCATCCAGCCCGATGGTGCATAg
- the LOC103504523 gene encoding sm-like protein LSM7 isoform X2, whose protein sequence is MSGRKETVLDLAKFVDKGVQVKLTGGRQVTGTLKGYDQLLNLVLDEAIEFLRDPDDPLKTTDQTRPLGLIGNCCDAGVSS, encoded by the exons ATG TCTGGAAGAAAAGAAACTGTTCTGGATTTGGCTAAGTTTGTAGACAAAGGCGTCCAAGTGAAGCTTACTGGCGGTAGACAAG TTACTGGAACGCTCAAAGGATATGATCAATTGCTAAACCTTGTGCTGGATGAAGCTATAGAGTTTTTAAGAG ATCCTGATGATCCATTGAAGACAACAGATCAAACCAGGCCTCTTGGCCTAATT GGGAACTGCTGTGATGCTGGTGTCTCCAGTTGA
- the LOC103500307 gene encoding DNA damage-repair/toleration protein DRT100-like, giving the protein MLLLRILLVGFFLFASVDACSPSDRAALLAFKAALQEPYLGIFNSWTGNSCCGGWYGVSCDPETLKVTDITLRGESEDPIFEKAGRTGYMTGSISPEICKLDRLTVLVIADWKGISGEIPKCLTKLSPLRVLDLVGNKISGEIPSDIGNLNSLTVLNLAENAISGSIPASIVNIGSLKHLDLRNNRITGEIPSDFGKLQMLSRALLGRNQLTGSIPDSVTKMYRLADLDLSMNGISGLIPANMGNMPVLSTLNLDSNRLSGQIPPTLLSNDGLGILNLSRNGLEGQIPDVFHPDSYFMALDLSFNALKGPIPNSLSSAKYVGHLDLSHNHLCGSIPNGSPFDHLEASSFTNNDCLCGNPLRTC; this is encoded by the coding sequence ATGTTATTGTTGAGAATCTTACTTGTTGGCTTTTTCCTCTTCGCCTCCGTCGACGCTTGTTCGCCGTCGGACAGGGCGGCTCTTCTTGCATTCAAGGCAGCGCTGCAGGAGCCCTACTTAGGAATCTTCAATTCATGGACTGGAAATTCCTGCTGCGGCGGTTGGTACGGCGTCAGCTGTGATCCTGAAACTCTCAAGGTCACTGACATTACCCTCCGTGGCGAGTCGGAGGATCCGATCTTCGAGAAGGCCGGGAGGACTGGGTATATGACTGGCTCGATTTCGCCGGAGATTTGTAAGCTCGATAGGCTTACGGTCCTCGTCATTGCGGATTGGAAAGGAATCTCCGGCGAGATTCCGAAATGCTTGACGAAACTAAGCCCTCTTCGAGTTCTTGACCTTGTTGGAAACAAAATAAGCGGCGAAATTCCTTCGGATATCGGAAACTTAAACAGTCTCACCGTACTTAACCTCGCGGAAAATGCGATTTCCGGTAGTATACCAGCATCGATAGTGAATATCGGCAGTCTAAAGCATTTGGACCTCAGAAACAATCGAATCACCGGTGAGATTCCATCCGACTTCGGGAAATTACAGATGCTGAGTCGAGCGCTACTTGGCCGAAATCAACTCACCGGATCGATTCCGGATTCTGTTACGAAAATGTACCGGCTGGCGGATCTTGATTTGTCGATGAACGGAATCTCTGGGTTGATTCCGGCAAATATGGGGAACATGCCGGTTCTTTCTACTTTAAATCTGGACAGTAACAGACTCTCGGGACAAATACCTCCAACTCTATTGAGCAACGACGGATTAGGGATTCTAAATTTGAGCCGAAACGGTCTGGAAGGGCAGATTCCGGACGTATTCCACCCGGATTCATATTTCATGGCGCTCGACTTGTCGTTTAATGCTTTGAAAGGTCCGATACCAAATTCATTGTCGTCAGCCAAATACGTGGGGCATTTGGATCTGAGCCATAACCATCTTTGCGGCTCAATACCCAACGGGTCGCCGTTTGACCACCTTGAAGCGTCGTCGTTTACTAACAATGACTGCCTTTGTGGGAACCCGTTAAGGACCTGTTGA